A window of the Cystobacter fuscus genome harbors these coding sequences:
- the alr gene encoding alanine racemase gives MPHARLLLVLVAPLFLMNCRAHPGTPVPRAHDSNAWVEIDTKAFEHNLRTVKTRLSDKTQLCAVMKADAYGHGIDLLIPSIVSLGVPCVAIASNEDARHVREGGFGGRLVRIRTATPQEVEDALPYTLEELVGNLAHAKHVSDIGQRHARTIPIHLDLNARGVGRNGLELSTARGKSDALELLKLPHLQLTGIMTQLPVEDREDVLRGIALFKEEAAWIIEQGHLDRGKLLLHCANSFATLDVPESHLDMVRPGGAIYGETMATHPEFKQVMEVKTRVASVNAYPAGSTIGYDRTATLQRDSLLANIPMGYADGYRRAFSNQGHVLIRGRRHPVVGRISMNTFMVDVTEAPDIQPGDEVVLFGHQGTNAITQTELEQGAGTLIDELRMGWGRANPRVVKPE, from the coding sequence ATGCCTCATGCTCGACTGCTGCTCGTGCTGGTCGCCCCGCTGTTCCTCATGAACTGTCGGGCGCATCCGGGAACACCCGTCCCCCGTGCCCACGACTCCAATGCCTGGGTGGAGATCGACACGAAGGCCTTCGAGCACAACCTCCGCACCGTGAAGACCCGGCTGTCGGACAAGACCCAACTCTGCGCGGTCATGAAAGCCGACGCCTACGGGCACGGAATCGACCTCCTCATTCCATCGATCGTGTCCCTGGGTGTCCCGTGCGTCGCCATCGCCAGCAACGAGGACGCCCGGCACGTGCGTGAAGGAGGATTCGGCGGAAGGCTGGTCCGGATCCGGACCGCGACGCCCCAGGAAGTCGAGGACGCATTGCCCTACACGCTCGAGGAACTGGTCGGAAACCTCGCGCACGCGAAGCACGTCTCGGACATTGGCCAGCGGCATGCCCGGACCATCCCCATCCACCTCGATCTCAACGCGCGGGGCGTGGGCCGCAACGGCCTCGAATTGAGCACGGCGCGAGGCAAGAGCGACGCGCTCGAACTGCTGAAGCTCCCCCACCTCCAACTCACCGGAATCATGACCCAGTTACCGGTGGAGGACCGCGAGGATGTCCTGCGCGGAATCGCTCTCTTCAAGGAGGAAGCGGCGTGGATTATCGAACAGGGGCACCTGGACCGCGGCAAGCTCCTCCTCCATTGCGCCAACTCCTTCGCGACCCTGGACGTCCCGGAGAGCCATCTCGACATGGTCCGTCCCGGAGGCGCCATCTATGGAGAGACCATGGCCACGCATCCGGAGTTCAAACAGGTGATGGAGGTGAAAACCCGCGTGGCCTCCGTCAATGCCTATCCGGCTGGGAGTACGATTGGCTATGACCGCACGGCCACCTTGCAGCGGGACTCCCTGCTCGCGAACATCCCCATGGGTTACGCCGATGGCTACCGGCGCGCCTTCTCGAACCAGGGGCATGTCCTCATCCGGGGACGCCGCCATCCCGTCGTCGGGAGGATCTCCATGAACACGTTCATGGTCGATGTCACGGAAGCTCCGGACATCCAACCCGGTGACGAGGTCGTGCTGTTCGGCCACCAGGGCACCAACGCCATCACCCAGACGGAACTGGAGCAGGGGGCGGGCACGCTCATCGACGAGCTCCGCATGGGCTGGGGCAGGGCCAATCCCCGGGTGGTGAAGCCCGAGTAG
- a CDS encoding RHS repeat-associated core domain-containing protein, whose translation MFKLSQEQIEAFRPVWRTKSVERVLAGLRLEGFQAERELATGDIVTTDARGFQTRMTFQTDGLPAKLTPPSGNTVGFEFDAQGRLSTIIHPGPERLEIERDARGNVVMLRRPGLMSYLLRYDDKDRPLLIRYPDGNTVRFTYHPAGPVESVTDRTGAITRYERDETGRLRAIIDPLGRKTTYETDAEGTLKSVVFPDGSRQEHVPHPEELSAVVVLRDGRQVVHEFDEGVRVLKAITWADGSRTEFELKGNTLTAARNDFGALTSTLDADGNPLTDESPFGRVEYAYDEEGRMVRMVSPHGETLEYEYDEDGRLGLVRDWGRNETRFRYAPGGTVSEIRYGNGLLETQSYASTGRLAHACVVSQNGRTLSEQRYEYDSCERLTAVADGGAERFGQPMTRRFLYDAESRLLGEMDATTGQLLVRYAYDAKGNLVDDAGTRVSMGLMDEPRVYGDRSVEYDGNGNIVRLPTPGGELWCSFGGDGLLRETRGGDREVRYGYDALGRRVLKTDGRTTWKYGWAGHQLLWEEVQWNPGAAPVRRDYLFLPETVIPHAFRENGRTYWLQTDARGAVVRAFDESGQVVWSARYDSFGVVRVEIAEVRQPWRLAGQYEDEETGLYYNHARYYCAWLKSYLSRDPRWYEPDATNYSYCRNDPWNRADPFGGLAPLLAVGIAGLVGAAVGAVTAAVTGGDPVAGAVEGAIAGAGALVAVVAGASAGVVLAAGVVATGIGAFAGQLIEQAQNGDGFCLMCALKGALVAATIDLALLGLGKIPGVKQAARRLGRKLLQAVHPGLRRARKIADKRLARHLENVAAHKAKYEKALEAAKKRNAKPRTLGAHKGKITEAVGEEAAAKHVAKNHPELELRHGFKQGVGFDQVYVKRGLDGKIKEYVIVEAKGPGAKLGTTKTKGDQMSTQWVKGTAEEMAAKNMGLGRELVEALGSKPPPKVTGMVVEALEGGGAREYLPPGIQASGRYN comes from the coding sequence ATGTTCAAGCTCAGCCAGGAGCAAATAGAGGCCTTCCGCCCAGTCTGGCGGACGAAGTCAGTCGAGCGTGTCCTCGCGGGTTTGCGGTTGGAAGGGTTCCAGGCCGAGCGAGAGCTGGCTACCGGTGACATCGTCACCACCGATGCGCGTGGCTTCCAGACGCGCATGACCTTCCAGACGGACGGCCTGCCCGCCAAGCTGACGCCGCCCTCGGGAAACACGGTGGGCTTCGAGTTCGACGCCCAGGGGCGCTTGTCGACCATCATCCATCCAGGCCCCGAACGGTTGGAGATAGAGCGGGACGCGAGAGGCAATGTCGTCATGCTTCGCCGCCCTGGCCTGATGTCGTACCTGCTGCGGTATGACGACAAGGATCGCCCACTGTTGATCCGCTACCCAGACGGCAACACGGTCCGTTTCACCTACCACCCAGCGGGACCGGTGGAGAGCGTGACTGACCGCACCGGCGCGATCACCCGCTACGAGCGCGACGAGACCGGCAGACTGAGGGCCATCATCGATCCACTCGGCCGCAAGACGACTTATGAGACCGACGCAGAAGGGACGCTGAAGTCCGTCGTCTTCCCGGACGGGTCTCGCCAGGAGCACGTACCGCATCCGGAGGAGTTGTCCGCGGTGGTCGTCCTGCGTGATGGCCGTCAGGTCGTCCACGAGTTCGATGAGGGTGTGCGGGTCCTCAAGGCCATCACCTGGGCCGATGGGTCGCGAACGGAGTTCGAGCTGAAGGGGAATACCCTGACGGCCGCGCGCAACGATTTCGGAGCCCTCACGAGCACCCTCGATGCCGACGGCAACCCGCTCACGGACGAGTCGCCATTCGGGCGGGTCGAGTACGCCTATGACGAAGAGGGGCGCATGGTGCGCATGGTCTCACCACACGGCGAGACCCTCGAATACGAGTATGACGAGGACGGTCGGCTCGGTCTGGTACGAGACTGGGGGAGGAACGAGACCCGATTCCGTTACGCACCGGGCGGGACTGTCTCGGAGATACGTTACGGAAACGGTCTGCTCGAGACGCAGTCGTACGCGAGCACCGGAAGGCTGGCCCATGCATGTGTCGTCAGCCAGAATGGAAGGACACTCAGCGAGCAGCGATACGAATACGATTCCTGCGAGCGGCTGACGGCCGTCGCGGATGGGGGGGCCGAACGCTTTGGACAGCCCATGACCCGGCGCTTCCTTTATGACGCCGAGAGTCGGCTGCTTGGCGAGATGGATGCCACGACGGGTCAGTTGCTGGTGCGCTATGCGTATGATGCAAAGGGGAACCTCGTCGATGACGCAGGCACCCGGGTGAGCATGGGGCTGATGGATGAGCCCCGTGTATATGGAGATCGATCTGTCGAGTATGACGGAAATGGAAACATAGTTCGGCTACCGACTCCAGGCGGCGAATTGTGGTGTTCCTTTGGTGGTGACGGGTTACTGCGCGAGACGCGCGGTGGGGACCGGGAAGTCCGCTATGGCTATGATGCCCTCGGACGCCGGGTGCTCAAGACGGATGGACGGACAACGTGGAAGTATGGCTGGGCAGGGCACCAGCTCCTATGGGAAGAGGTGCAGTGGAACCCCGGAGCGGCACCCGTGCGACGGGATTACCTCTTCCTGCCCGAGACGGTGATTCCTCACGCCTTCCGAGAGAACGGGCGGACATACTGGCTGCAGACAGATGCGCGCGGGGCTGTCGTCCGGGCTTTCGACGAGTCGGGCCAGGTCGTCTGGAGCGCACGCTATGACTCTTTTGGTGTGGTTCGGGTGGAGATTGCCGAAGTGCGGCAACCCTGGCGACTGGCCGGGCAGTACGAGGATGAGGAGACAGGGCTCTACTACAATCATGCCCGGTACTATTGCGCATGGCTGAAGTCCTACCTCTCACGCGATCCGCGTTGGTACGAGCCAGACGCGACGAACTACAGTTACTGCCGCAACGATCCCTGGAACCGGGCGGACCCTTTTGGTGGGCTCGCGCCCCTGCTCGCCGTGGGCATCGCTGGCCTGGTGGGGGCCGCGGTAGGGGCGGTGACCGCGGCCGTGACTGGAGGAGATCCCGTCGCCGGAGCCGTGGAAGGAGCCATCGCGGGAGCGGGAGCTCTCGTGGCTGTCGTCGCTGGGGCATCGGCTGGGGTGGTGCTCGCGGCGGGCGTGGTCGCCACCGGCATCGGCGCTTTCGCTGGTCAGCTCATCGAGCAGGCACAGAATGGGGATGGCTTCTGTCTCATGTGCGCCCTGAAAGGGGCGCTCGTGGCCGCGACCATCGACCTCGCCCTCCTGGGGCTCGGAAAAATTCCCGGCGTCAAACAAGCCGCCAGACGGCTGGGGAGGAAGCTTCTCCAGGCGGTTCACCCCGGGCTGCGCAGAGCCCGGAAGATCGCTGACAAACGCCTGGCCAGGCACTTGGAAAACGTGGCGGCACACAAAGCCAAATACGAGAAGGCCCTGGAGGCGGCCAAGAAGCGCAATGCCAAACCCAGAACACTCGGCGCACACAAGGGGAAGATCACCGAAGCCGTGGGTGAAGAGGCCGCGGCGAAGCACGTGGCGAAGAACCATCCAGAACTCGAATTGCGCCACGGATTCAAGCAGGGGGTCGGGTTCGATCAGGTCTATGTGAAGCGGGGTCTGGACGGGAAGATCAAGGAATATGTCATTGTCGAGGCCAAGGGGCCTGGCGCCAAACTCGGCACCACCAAGACCAAGGGAGACCAGATGAGCACACAGTGGGTCAAGGGCACGGCCGAGGAAATGGCAGCGAAGAACATGGGTTTGGGCAGGGAATTGGTGGAAGCCCTGGGCAGCAAGCCCCCTCCAAAGGTGACCGGTATGGTGGTGGAAGCCCTGGAGGGAGGCGGAGCCCGCGAATATCTGCCGCCCGGGATTCAAGCGTCTGGTAGATACAACTGA
- a CDS encoding Imm49 family immunity protein, with product MGLKLNKIADDVVVKNLDWRAGLLKKALLEKPPAASDARGLDRYYSSIGESSCEVGLMLYQQEKDPKQIREHLALAGRNLLKMHAVRQKPAPSESRILWVFEKTLSLVVCFAGTAEREELLRLQPWQFRNPVEPSDDAYAGYLEQVRLYLRKSALDPAAIEELIAKCSSDTASKDDRQSVLPEVRALRAVATQDTKSLDESIADVVKAHEVQAKRGELKLRSEGFICLPALTLAKLGQERGMQCGVKSLYLPLFLLEG from the coding sequence ATGGGACTGAAACTCAACAAGATCGCCGATGATGTCGTTGTGAAGAACCTGGATTGGCGTGCAGGGCTGCTCAAGAAGGCGCTCCTCGAGAAGCCGCCCGCCGCGAGCGATGCCAGGGGGCTCGATAGATACTACTCCTCGATCGGTGAGTCCTCGTGCGAAGTGGGTCTCATGCTGTACCAGCAGGAGAAGGACCCGAAACAGATCCGGGAGCATCTGGCCCTGGCTGGCCGAAACCTGCTCAAGATGCACGCGGTGCGGCAAAAGCCAGCTCCCAGCGAGTCCCGGATTCTGTGGGTATTCGAGAAGACGCTGTCCTTGGTGGTTTGCTTTGCCGGTACGGCGGAGCGAGAAGAACTCCTCCGGCTTCAGCCCTGGCAGTTTCGCAACCCCGTGGAGCCCTCGGATGACGCCTATGCTGGCTATCTGGAGCAGGTGAGGTTGTACCTGCGCAAGAGCGCTCTGGATCCGGCTGCCATCGAAGAACTGATTGCGAAGTGCTCATCCGATACGGCCTCCAAGGACGACAGGCAATCCGTCCTTCCGGAGGTCCGGGCCCTCCGGGCCGTGGCAACCCAGGATACGAAGTCGTTGGACGAGTCCATTGCGGACGTCGTCAAGGCACACGAAGTTCAAGCGAAGCGTGGGGAACTCAAGCTTCGCTCGGAGGGATTCATCTGCCTGCCGGCGCTAACCCTTGCAAAGCTCGGGCAGGAGCGCGGTATGCAGTGCGGTGTGAAGTCTCTCTACCTCCCCCTGTTCCTGCTGGAGGGTTGA
- a CDS encoding ARPP-2 domain-containing protein has product MKAKVSVTNIVPKGLRLAPSQVWGTLRLVPVLRDEVREDLRFAQRSYDDDLTLVSLKGGLKEPGLKYLSYVPHGLVMSWEGRHAEAVVGTQLKKPEGKALKVGPHTLRLMHRMVRREEKNRLRMLPLHLAMEGFLSLHFGGPEVAWAEYSREALSHGLDPRTEWSVPGWANPLFDEALRVFEIHERQVGVLLFHADLLLSAFIVSHPEDYRALHRTLLEDFYGELLLQYGFLDSAASLESPIDERRVSSLGELRAAVERMREDWAWFQGFMAGGLFGAEVWATSVYGAGPFHLQRFVTSLQVSEENHIGELITREDGTLEYLKTYRLSAAQTRRAYLLKQLALADWNLDRAAESLKTTRAELILRLRNAGFGYLLKDSVK; this is encoded by the coding sequence ATGAAGGCGAAGGTCTCGGTGACGAACATCGTGCCCAAGGGTCTCCGGCTGGCTCCGTCCCAGGTGTGGGGCACCCTGCGGCTGGTGCCCGTGCTGCGCGACGAGGTGCGGGAAGACCTGCGCTTCGCCCAGCGCTCGTATGACGATGACCTCACCCTCGTCTCCTTGAAGGGCGGATTGAAGGAGCCCGGGCTCAAGTACCTCTCGTATGTGCCGCACGGGCTGGTGATGTCGTGGGAAGGCCGGCACGCGGAGGCCGTCGTCGGCACGCAACTGAAGAAGCCCGAGGGCAAGGCGTTGAAGGTGGGGCCTCACACGCTCCGGTTGATGCATCGCATGGTGCGCCGGGAGGAGAAGAACCGGCTGCGGATGCTGCCCCTGCACCTGGCCATGGAGGGCTTCCTCTCCCTGCATTTCGGCGGGCCGGAGGTGGCCTGGGCCGAGTACTCGCGGGAGGCGCTTTCCCATGGCCTGGATCCCCGGACGGAGTGGTCCGTGCCGGGCTGGGCGAACCCGCTCTTCGACGAGGCCCTGCGCGTCTTCGAGATCCACGAGCGGCAGGTGGGCGTGCTCCTCTTCCACGCGGACCTGCTGCTGTCCGCCTTCATCGTTTCGCACCCCGAGGACTATCGGGCCCTGCACCGGACGCTGCTGGAGGACTTCTACGGCGAGCTGCTGCTCCAGTACGGCTTCCTCGACAGCGCCGCGTCCCTGGAGTCCCCCATCGACGAGCGGCGGGTGTCCTCGCTCGGGGAGTTGAGGGCCGCCGTCGAGCGGATGCGCGAGGACTGGGCCTGGTTCCAGGGCTTCATGGCGGGAGGGCTCTTCGGCGCGGAGGTCTGGGCGACATCCGTCTACGGGGCGGGCCCCTTCCACCTCCAGCGTTTCGTCACCAGCCTTCAGGTGTCGGAGGAGAACCACATCGGCGAGCTGATCACCCGCGAGGACGGCACGCTCGAGTACCTCAAGACGTATCGCCTCTCCGCGGCCCAGACCCGGCGCGCCTACCTGCTCAAGCAGCTCGCGCTCGCGGACTGGAACCTGGACCGCGCCGCGGAGTCCCTGAAGACGACCCGGGCGGAGCTGATCCTCCGCCTGCGCAACGCCGGCTTCGGCTATCTCCTCAAGGACTCCGTGAAGTAG
- a CDS encoding DUF4123 domain-containing protein, producing MTVDTASARVANSVRHLIVEVLWGASAGAKGIVEPGRVLQVGRAETAGLSVPGDASMSEFHFELAWNGTHCLLRDLRSTTGTLLEGLRVEAGQVSHGSWVRAGMTDFSVHVEAMTPPSRPMEAETLARKELADKALKALASQSGPLFAVMDAARDARVLVLLRESVEEYRSLYEGPEGDALAEVAPVLASLPKDSRLLASLVQEGWGMNWGLFLTSQQPFRDVRRHLRKFLMVQSATAQELYFRFYDPRVLPIFLSGCSSEQLQEFFGGIDSFSMEGSGGGRLLLFSVREHKVLRDEVSLVSA from the coding sequence ATGACGGTTGACACCGCATCGGCGCGAGTCGCGAACTCCGTGAGACACCTCATCGTCGAGGTGCTCTGGGGGGCGTCCGCCGGCGCCAAGGGCATAGTCGAGCCGGGGCGTGTCCTCCAGGTGGGTCGAGCGGAAACGGCGGGGTTGTCAGTGCCCGGCGATGCCTCAATGTCCGAGTTCCACTTCGAACTCGCCTGGAACGGAACGCATTGCTTGCTACGCGACCTGAGGAGCACAACCGGCACGTTGCTCGAAGGGCTGCGGGTGGAGGCGGGCCAAGTCTCCCATGGAAGTTGGGTGCGCGCTGGGATGACGGACTTCTCCGTACACGTGGAAGCGATGACCCCTCCGAGTAGACCGATGGAAGCGGAGACTCTGGCGCGAAAGGAGCTCGCGGACAAGGCCTTGAAGGCCTTGGCATCCCAATCAGGGCCACTGTTCGCGGTGATGGACGCGGCGAGAGATGCGCGCGTACTCGTTCTGCTGCGGGAGTCCGTGGAAGAGTACCGCTCCCTCTACGAGGGTCCTGAGGGGGATGCCCTGGCGGAGGTTGCGCCGGTACTGGCGAGCCTGCCCAAGGACTCGCGCCTGTTGGCGTCCTTGGTCCAAGAAGGATGGGGAATGAATTGGGGGTTGTTCCTCACCAGCCAACAGCCCTTCAGGGACGTGCGGCGACACCTGCGGAAGTTCCTCATGGTCCAGAGCGCCACGGCCCAGGAACTCTACTTTCGCTTCTACGATCCACGAGTACTCCCCATCTTTCTTTCCGGGTGTTCGTCCGAGCAGCTCCAGGAGTTCTTCGGAGGCATCGATTCTTTCTCGATGGAGGGTTCCGGAGGAGGGCGCCTCCTCCTCTTTTCAGTGAGAGAGCACAAGGTTCTCCGGGACGAGGTATCACTCGTTTCCGCGTGA
- a CDS encoding transposase: MSAGVSGVRHHAGFHRFFSRASWSIDHMGRLLLLRQVALAPGPVRLALDDTLCTHKGPKVFGSGVHIDPVRSTRRTRLLTFGHVWVVLAVLVPVPFS; the protein is encoded by the coding sequence GTGTCCGCGGGCGTCTCCGGCGTGCGCCACCACGCGGGCTTCCACCGCTTCTTCTCGCGTGCGAGCTGGAGCATTGACCACATGGGGCGCCTGCTCTTGCTGCGCCAGGTGGCGCTCGCGCCGGGGCCTGTGCGCCTGGCGCTCGACGACACCCTGTGCACGCACAAAGGGCCCAAGGTATTTGGCTCGGGTGTGCACATCGACCCGGTCCGCTCGACTCGGCGCACGCGCCTGCTCACCTTTGGCCATGTCTGGGTGGTGCTGGCCGTGCTTGTCCCGGTGCCCTTCTCGTAA
- a CDS encoding M23 family metallopeptidase, with protein sequence MSSPVIVCLRLRFARRLLPLALGLVALGAEARPSLSVQPRTAKPGDPVLITLWGFETPPAGTLDGRALRFFKARDAFHALVGLSVEQPVGTVDVKVVGPESAGSEPVELVERVRVVPPGYPERQLQVATKYIEPPESVKARMAEDQVALTAAFSQELSPLLFQRNFAWPRRKRITARFGDRRSFNGKLQSQHFGTDIAGAMGAPVRAANDGVVVMTRDNYSEGNSVLVYHGGGLYTTYFHLSGISVKEGAKVKQGQKLGVVGSTGRVTGPHLHWGVKIDGVWVDSETLLKLDFFSPP encoded by the coding sequence ATGTCGTCTCCCGTAATCGTCTGCCTCCGGCTGCGCTTCGCGCGGCGCCTGCTTCCCCTCGCCCTGGGCCTCGTGGCCCTGGGGGCCGAGGCTCGTCCGAGTCTTTCCGTGCAACCGCGGACGGCGAAGCCCGGTGATCCCGTGCTCATCACCCTCTGGGGCTTCGAGACGCCCCCCGCGGGCACGCTCGATGGACGTGCCTTGCGGTTCTTCAAGGCGCGAGACGCCTTTCATGCGCTCGTCGGGCTCTCGGTGGAGCAGCCCGTGGGCACGGTGGACGTGAAGGTCGTTGGCCCCGAGTCGGCGGGGAGTGAGCCGGTGGAGCTCGTCGAACGCGTGCGGGTGGTGCCGCCGGGCTATCCGGAGCGGCAGCTTCAAGTGGCGACCAAGTACATCGAGCCTCCGGAGTCCGTGAAGGCCCGGATGGCGGAGGATCAGGTCGCGCTCACCGCCGCCTTTTCCCAGGAATTGTCCCCCCTGCTGTTCCAGCGCAACTTCGCCTGGCCGCGGCGCAAGCGAATCACCGCGCGCTTCGGAGACCGCCGCTCCTTCAATGGCAAGCTACAGAGCCAGCACTTCGGCACGGACATCGCGGGCGCCATGGGCGCTCCGGTCCGCGCGGCCAACGATGGCGTGGTGGTGATGACGCGCGACAACTACAGCGAGGGCAACTCCGTGCTCGTCTACCACGGCGGGGGCCTGTACACGACCTACTTCCACCTCTCGGGCATCTCCGTGAAGGAAGGGGCGAAGGTGAAGCAGGGGCAGAAGCTGGGCGTCGTGGGGAGCACGGGCCGTGTCACCGGCCCGCACCTGCACTGGGGCGTGAAGATCGATGGCGTCTGGGTGGATTCCGAGACGCTGCTCAAGCTGGACTTCTTCTCCCCCCCGTAG
- a CDS encoding PAAR domain-containing protein has translation MPPAARISDIHVCPKVEPGPVPHVGGPVSTGEPTVLIGFMPAARVGDMAVCIGPPDSISQGEPSVLIGHKPAARLGDPTSHGGRVVAGCPTVLIGAPAQARCMASAADSGNPFVSKAGS, from the coding sequence ATGCCTCCAGCCGCACGCATCAGTGACATACATGTCTGTCCGAAGGTGGAACCGGGCCCAGTGCCTCACGTGGGAGGACCGGTTTCGACCGGGGAGCCGACGGTGCTCATCGGATTCATGCCAGCCGCACGGGTCGGAGACATGGCGGTGTGCATCGGACCGCCGGACTCCATTTCGCAGGGTGAACCATCGGTGCTCATCGGCCACAAGCCGGCGGCACGATTGGGGGACCCCACATCACATGGAGGAAGGGTCGTGGCGGGCTGTCCGACAGTGCTGATTGGCGCGCCTGCGCAGGCCAGGTGCATGGCGTCCGCCGCCGACAGTGGAAATCCCTTTGTAAGCAAAGCCGGGTCATGA
- a CDS encoding NADH:flavin oxidoreductase/NADH oxidase, protein MSSPKLFEPITLRGVRARNRLVVSPMCQYSAVDGIATDYHLAHLGRFALGGFGIVFVEATGVSPEGRITHGDTGLWNDAQIAPLARISTFLRAHGAVPAIQLGHAGRKGSRQRPWEGDVSLTQADADARGEGPWPTVAPSALPHAEGWQVPSALTDEGLERLRQAWRSAAQRALQAGFDIVEVHCAHGYLFNEFLSPVANRRTDRYGGTLDNRMRFPLEVIESVRALWPQDKPVFVRVSAIDGVEGGWTLEDTVTFARELEKRGVDVLDCSSGGVAKEFKGPSGPGYQVGFAQRVREETGLRTMAVGLITEAAQAEAIVAEGRADLVALAREALAAPQWPLNARRALEANPLDFRDWPIQSGHWLANREKARRMLKST, encoded by the coding sequence ATGTCATCGCCGAAACTCTTCGAGCCCATCACCTTGCGCGGCGTGCGTGCACGCAATCGCCTCGTCGTCTCACCCATGTGCCAGTACTCGGCGGTCGACGGGATCGCGACCGACTACCATCTCGCGCATCTGGGACGGTTCGCGCTCGGAGGCTTTGGCATCGTGTTCGTGGAGGCCACCGGCGTCTCGCCCGAAGGCCGCATCACGCACGGTGACACGGGGTTGTGGAACGATGCGCAGATCGCGCCACTCGCCCGCATCTCCACCTTTCTGCGCGCCCACGGAGCGGTGCCGGCCATCCAGCTCGGACACGCGGGGCGCAAGGGCTCGCGGCAGCGGCCCTGGGAGGGAGATGTCTCGCTGACCCAGGCGGACGCGGACGCGCGCGGGGAAGGCCCCTGGCCCACGGTGGCGCCGAGCGCCCTGCCCCACGCCGAGGGCTGGCAGGTCCCCAGCGCCCTGACGGACGAGGGCCTCGAGCGTCTGCGTCAGGCCTGGCGTTCCGCCGCCCAGCGGGCGCTCCAGGCGGGCTTCGACATCGTCGAGGTGCACTGCGCGCATGGCTACCTGTTCAATGAATTCCTCTCGCCCGTGGCCAACCGGCGCACGGATCGCTACGGCGGCACGCTGGACAACCGGATGCGCTTTCCGCTCGAGGTCATCGAGAGCGTCCGCGCGCTCTGGCCCCAGGACAAGCCCGTGTTCGTCCGGGTCTCCGCCATCGACGGCGTCGAGGGGGGCTGGACCCTGGAGGACACCGTGACCTTCGCCCGGGAGTTGGAGAAACGAGGCGTCGACGTGCTCGACTGCTCCTCGGGAGGCGTGGCCAAGGAATTCAAGGGCCCCTCCGGCCCTGGCTATCAGGTGGGTTTCGCCCAGCGCGTGCGCGAGGAGACGGGCCTGCGCACCATGGCGGTGGGCCTCATCACCGAGGCCGCGCAGGCGGAAGCCATCGTGGCGGAGGGCCGGGCGGATCTGGTGGCCCTGGCGCGCGAGGCCCTCGCCGCGCCCCAATGGCCCCTGAACGCGCGGCGCGCGCTGGAGGCCAATCCGCTCGACTTCCGGGATTGGCCCATCCAGTCGGGCCACTGGCTCGCCAACCGGGAGAAGGCACGGCGGATGCTCAAGAGCACCTGA